The uncultured Dysgonomonas sp. genome contains the following window.
AAACAGCTCGCTTGGCGTCAAATCCAATTCTCATAATATCAGGCATTTATAGTTAACCGAGGTATGGTTTTGTCTCAGGATGTTGCTTAGTATAAGTATCCCAAAATTTTTTACGATATTCAAATGTTTTCCTTAAGCAGGTTGCTTCATCAAAGTTGCGGGCTTTGGCGTATTCTTTTACTATGAAGCTTATCATTTCATCACTTCCCCATAGGCGTCTGAAATTAAAGCAGGCGGTATCGAGATTTATAGGTTTATCAAATTTCATTCTGTTCAGATCCACTAAATAGAAAGTATAGGTATTCCCGTCCTTTTTATAGAGGATATTTCCCGAAGAATAATCTAAATGTAATACTTGCTTTTCGTGTAACTGGGCCGTATATAAAGCAAATTGAGTCAATAACTCTTCGCGTCCTTTTATTTCTCCATGTTGCAATTCACGCATCATTCCATCAAACTCTTCATGTACT
Protein-coding sequences here:
- a CDS encoding lipopolysaccharide kinase InaA family protein — its product is MTKIKMVINAEYRQLEDFIEGLPLAFLQSGEVIYSGRNIIKTFDVEGVKLNVKSFKKPLFINQIAYSTIRQSKAKRSYLYAFMLKRRGFHTPDPVSYMELKQYNLLKYSLYISVHEEFDGMMRELQHGEIKGREELLTQFALYTAQLHEKQVLHLDYSSGNILYKKDGNTYTFYLVDLNRMKFDKPINLDTACFNFRRLWGSDEMISFIVKEYAKARNFDEATCLRKTFEYRKKFWDTYTKQHPETKPYLG